The Erigeron canadensis isolate Cc75 chromosome 1, C_canadensis_v1, whole genome shotgun sequence genome segment TTGAGTCGGTTCCATGTCCTTAAAAGATGTATCTACGTAAACTTAGTTTTTGGTGAAGGTTATAGTTTGGTTAGGCTTATTATGTTGGATCTATGTGCATTGCACCTTTTCATATGAAAAAGTATTTTAATGGCTGATTTTTGAAGTACATGAAGTATCTAGTTTACTTATTATCTTTGTTTAAACCGCAAGTTAAACAACATTTCTACTAGATATACATGATAGGCTTAAATCTTTTTCGAAAGTGGTTGTGCAGCTGTCCAAGTGTACATATCCGTTGATGGTAGGGTGGCTTGCCAGCCGCTAAAGTTTTGTGGAATTCCATACATATCTGATAAACCGATCATATGTTGATTTTGTTGGGCTGTAGTGACTGCTTCAGTTTCATTTTTGTCAATCGGCAGTCTATAAAATGTTGCGTTCATAAAAGTAGCTGCCATAATGACAACGGTTGTTGATGCTATAAGTGGACCTGAAATGGCTCCACCTACTAGCTGGCCTTGTGGACTAGCTAAGTATATGTCTAAGCCAGTAACACCCGGCGGGGCAGGTGGCGACAAGACTGAACCCATCAACGACAAAATCTCATACTGGCCATGAAGTACTACTACAGAAGACAAGATGCTTCAAGtccaaaaacacattgtgttttggttttgagaattcATAAATGGCCAAACACAAGATGCTTCAAGTCCAAAACACATTGTCTTGGTTTGGAGAATTCATAAATGGCCAAACACAAGATGCTTCAAATCGAAagcacattgtgttttggtttcaaaaattcataaaatggcCGACCTTTAGGGGGACggaagtcacggtacgcttaagggtttatggtttcaAACCGTAGGcttaacggctaaccctacaacttcaaaacctaaaccctaagctacccattaaaaaccgattggaaagatctaaaccctaaagGCTAAACCCTAGCATGTTAAAGGCTACTGGAAAGGGACAgaagtcacggtacgcttaagggtttatggtttgaagccgtagggttagcctacagcttcaaaccctaaaccctaagctacccattaaaaaccgattggAAAGATCTAAAAGGCTAAACCTTAGCATGCTAAAAGATATAGGAGGGGGACggaagtcacggtacgcttaagggtttagggtttgaagccgtagggttagcctaacggctaaccctacagcttcaaaccctaaaccctgagctacccattaaaaaccgattggAAGGATCTAAACCCTAAAGGCTAAACCCTAGCATGCTAAAGgctacaggagggggacggaagtcacggtacgcttaagggtttatggtttgaagccgtagggttagcataacggctaaccctacaacttcaaaccctaaaccctaagctacccattaaaaaccgattgAAAAGATCTAAACCTTAATGGCTAACATATATGGGCCAAAGGCCCAATAGTCTTTACGTATCCGATAAAGAATGCATATTTTGATGGAGATTAAAATGCTACAGTGGGCCAAAGGCCCAATACGCAAGGTGTTTCTAATACGAAACACATTGTGTTTCGGTTCATGTAGTTCCTGCAATGGCCCAACACAAGATGCTTCAAGTCCAAAACACATGGTGTTTTGGTTTCGAGAATTCATAACTGGCCAAACACAAGATGCTTCAagtccaaaacacattgtgttttggtttcgagaattcataaatggccaaacacaagatgcttcaaattgaaaacacattgtgttttggtttcgagAATTCATAAAATGGTCAATCTTTAAggggacggatgtatacggtacgcttaaatGTTTAGTGTTTGAAGCCGTCGGTTTAGCCTAACAGCTAACCCTacagcttcaaaccctaaaccctaagctacccagTAAAACCCGAGGGCATTCTAAAACCcaaaaatctaaaccctaaaatgctaaaagccTACAGGAAGGGGACGGAtatatacggtacgcttaaagGTTAAGGGTTTGAagccgtagggttagccgtACCCAGTAAAACCCAAGGGcattttaaaaccctaaaatctaaaccctaaaatgctaaaagccTATAGGAAggggacggatgtatacggtaTGCTTGAGGGTTTAGAGTTTGAAGCCATAGGGTTAGCCGTACCAAGTAAAACCCGAgggcattctaaaaccctaaaatctaaaccctaaaatgctaaaagccTACAGGAAGGGGAcagatgtatacggtacgcttaagggtttagggtttgatgccgtagggttagcctacgtcttcaaaccctaaaccctaagctacccagTAAAACCCGAgggcattctaaaaccctaaaatctaaaTCTTAAAATGCTAAAAGCCTACAGAAGGGGGACGAATGTATACGGTACgtttaagggtttagggttggctaaccctacagcttcaaaccttaaaccctaagctacccagTAAAACCCGAgggcattctaaaaccctaaaatctaaaccctaaaatgctaaaagctACCCAGCAAAAACAGATGggaaagttgcattctaaaatcCTAAATGCTAAAATATATGGGCCAAAGGCCCAATAGTCTTTACATATCTgatgaaaattacatatttgatGGAGATTAAAATGCTAGAGTGGGCCAAAGGCCTAATACGCAAGGTGTTTCTAATACGAAACACATTGTGTTTCAGTTCAGGTAGTTCCTTcaatggccatacac includes the following:
- the LOC122586728 gene encoding AT-hook motif nuclear-localized protein 16-like, with translation MGSVLSPPAPPGVTGLDIYLASPQGQLVGGAISGPLIASTTVVIMAATFMNATFYRLPIDKNETEAVTTAQQNQHMIGLSDMYGIPQNFSGWQATLPSTDMYTWTAAQPLSKKI